A window of the Radiobacillus deserti genome harbors these coding sequences:
- a CDS encoding alpha/beta fold hydrolase, with protein MIDYTKQVPDHIEKYIGENHLFLEIFEGRNTENRPPLLFVHGAYTGSWMWSKFIPHFVEKGWNCYVMNLRSHYKSRLLDMTRITLEDYMEDIREIMKECAVPPILIGFSMGGILTQKLAETTEIAGMVLIDSVLSKEVHDKAPYKELGKAIHEIIVPAPAREEFSSIDETTEDIEFQRKYLTMESAHAVRSFSFTSESNGVSIDSHSITCPSLVIKAVNNELDDHQGRLTADHLSAEYLGLWNTTHTGVLIGQRYMDTVHAILNWLKSF; from the coding sequence ATGATAGATTACACGAAACAGGTACCGGATCATATCGAAAAATACATTGGAGAAAATCATTTATTTCTAGAGATATTTGAAGGGAGAAATACTGAAAATAGACCTCCATTACTTTTTGTCCACGGTGCCTATACAGGAAGTTGGATGTGGAGTAAATTCATTCCTCACTTTGTTGAAAAAGGATGGAATTGTTATGTCATGAACTTGAGAAGCCACTACAAAAGTAGACTACTGGATATGACTAGAATAACTTTGGAAGATTATATGGAGGATATAAGAGAAATTATGAAAGAGTGTGCTGTTCCACCAATCCTAATTGGTTTTAGTATGGGGGGAATATTGACTCAAAAGTTGGCTGAAACCACTGAAATTGCTGGGATGGTTTTGATCGATTCCGTTTTAAGTAAAGAGGTTCATGATAAAGCTCCATACAAAGAGTTAGGTAAAGCAATACATGAGATTATAGTTCCCGCTCCAGCACGAGAGGAATTTTCAAGCATAGATGAGACCACCGAGGACATTGAATTCCAAAGAAAATATTTAACGATGGAATCAGCACATGCAGTTCGCTCTTTTTCTTTTACCAGTGAATCCAATGGAGTATCTATAGACAGTCATTCCATTACTTGTCCATCTTTGGTTATTAAAGCAGTCAACAACGAACTTGATGACCACCAAGGTAGATTAACCGCAGACCATCTTTCTGCTGAATATCTAGGACTTTGGAACACAACCCATACAGGTGTCCTTATAGGGCAAAGATATATGGATACTGTACACGCTATTTTGAATTGGTTAAAAAGCTTCTAA
- a CDS encoding helix-turn-helix transcriptional regulator — MENRIKELRQEKGISQEQMAEMLGVSRQTIISIEKGRYNPSLPLAIRIARCFDTNVEEVFQLEE, encoded by the coding sequence ATGGAAAATCGAATAAAGGAATTAAGACAGGAAAAAGGAATCTCTCAAGAACAAATGGCGGAAATGCTGGGTGTGTCTCGTCAGACGATTATTTCAATCGAAAAGGGTCGCTACAATCCGTCCTTACCTCTCGCAATTCGAATTGCACGCTGTTTTGATACAAATGTAGAAGAGGTTTTTCAATTAGAAGAATAA
- a CDS encoding VOC family protein — protein sequence MIKTVGQIGVPVKDLDRALDFYKDKLRLPLLFNTDSMAFFDCGGLRVLLSLPEKEEFAHSSSVIYFQVEDLNTTYKYLVNKDVHFIDEPHVVAKMEHTETWMVFFKDTEGNTHALMSEVQV from the coding sequence ATGATAAAAACCGTTGGACAAATTGGTGTACCTGTTAAAGATTTAGACCGCGCACTGGACTTTTATAAAGATAAGCTAAGACTCCCCCTTTTATTTAACACGGATAGTATGGCATTTTTTGATTGTGGTGGATTGCGGGTCCTGTTAAGTCTTCCAGAAAAAGAGGAATTTGCTCATTCAAGTTCTGTTATTTATTTTCAAGTAGAGGATTTGAACACAACTTACAAGTATTTAGTCAATAAAGACGTCCACTTTATTGATGAACCTCATGTGGTAGCAAAAATGGAACATACGGAGACATGGATGGTGTTTTTCAAGGATACGGAAGGGAATACCCACGCATTGATGAGTGAAGTGCAAGTTTAA
- a CDS encoding helix-turn-helix transcriptional regulator, producing the protein MKKVERINTMMRYINNRAHFTISEIMQEFNISRSTAIRDIREIEAMGMPLVAEVGRAGGYFVMHNSVLPDVHFTDSEVKALFIAFMATRNQQLPYLKSRQSLTEKLLGLISETQQDDLVLLNEIFLFEGTNPHNPDLLDLSDLPHPILEKLIQLLLQDRYLLITIKEAKTVRSFPIYLMHLYHEKSFWFIDGFHIEEEKKQIIPVDHLTDVHPYSVKDSVRKKKILVKKSIQEKTTNLVLELGPKAINQYKKYHPVKLSLSYTNPYQTTALIETFIDVHDSEGRIEMINWLLFLGEDMRIREAPSEVIEGIRKRLSLF; encoded by the coding sequence ATGAAGAAAGTGGAACGAATTAATACAATGATGCGGTATATCAACAATCGCGCCCATTTTACAATTTCAGAAATCATGCAGGAATTCAATATCTCCCGTTCTACCGCGATACGAGATATTAGAGAAATCGAGGCGATGGGGATGCCGCTAGTGGCTGAGGTTGGCAGAGCTGGGGGTTATTTTGTGATGCACAACTCCGTTCTACCTGATGTGCACTTTACGGATAGTGAGGTCAAAGCACTGTTTATTGCGTTTATGGCGACAAGGAATCAACAGCTCCCCTATTTAAAGAGTCGCCAATCTCTAACAGAGAAGTTACTTGGCCTCATTTCCGAAACTCAGCAAGATGATCTTGTTCTTTTAAATGAGATATTTCTTTTTGAGGGAACGAACCCACATAATCCAGATCTACTAGATTTGTCAGACTTGCCACATCCCATATTAGAAAAACTCATTCAATTGCTTCTCCAGGATAGATATTTATTAATTACCATAAAGGAAGCGAAGACAGTACGGTCCTTCCCGATTTACCTCATGCATCTTTATCATGAGAAAAGCTTCTGGTTTATCGACGGTTTTCATATAGAGGAAGAAAAGAAGCAGATTATTCCTGTTGACCATCTCACAGATGTCCATCCTTACTCTGTTAAAGATAGTGTACGTAAGAAAAAGATTTTAGTAAAAAAAAGCATTCAAGAAAAAACGACCAACCTTGTTCTTGAACTTGGTCCAAAAGCTATTAATCAATATAAAAAATACCATCCAGTAAAGCTTTCCTTATCTTATACAAATCCCTACCAGACAACAGCGCTTATAGAGACATTTATCGATGTGCATGATTCAGAAGGACGAATCGAAATGATAAATTGGCTCCTTTTCTTAGGTGAGGATATGAGGATTCGTGAAGCGCCTTCTGAAGTGATAGAGGGGATACGAAAGAGGTTGAGTCTATTTTAA
- a CDS encoding GyrI-like domain-containing protein: protein MTNYTLEEKDSFTVLGFGTELKSDYRDFASLNKEKADFWETVSEDGTLDTLKNIAMNDYVFAVNEAVNNRIMFYAGVMTEESLPEASRLIQFPKGEYLVVKGEGKTTSELNDKLTGLAFGQVLPEVSEVAYVGGPNATVVIGKRDDLLVGEMWIPVVRK from the coding sequence ATGACAAATTACACATTAGAAGAGAAGGACAGCTTTACGGTTCTAGGTTTTGGAACAGAGCTAAAGAGTGATTACAGAGATTTTGCTAGCTTAAATAAGGAAAAGGCAGATTTTTGGGAGACCGTTAGTGAGGATGGAACATTAGATACGTTAAAAAACATTGCTATGAATGACTATGTATTTGCCGTAAATGAAGCCGTGAATAACAGGATAATGTTCTATGCAGGTGTCATGACAGAGGAATCACTTCCAGAAGCGTCGAGACTTATCCAGTTTCCTAAAGGAGAATATCTTGTCGTAAAAGGGGAAGGAAAAACGACTAGCGAGTTAAATGATAAGCTGACTGGCCTTGCTTTTGGTCAAGTATTACCAGAAGTAAGCGAGGTAGCCTATGTCGGTGGTCCTAATGCAACTGTTGTAATCGGGAAGCGGGACGATTTACTTGTTGGGGAAATGTGGATTCCTGTCGTTAGAAAGTAG
- the ascB gene encoding 6-phospho-beta-glucosidase: protein MVKDSNSFPETFLWGGALAANQVEGGYLEGGKGLTTVDLMPTGEERQTISKGYISNFTPKQDVYYPSHEAVDFYHRFEEDIALFAEMGFKSLRLSIAWSRIFPTGEEDQPNEVGLQFYDQVFDELLKYNIEPVVTLCHFDVPVFLVEKYGSWKSREMVNLFEKYAKTVFERYKNKVKYWMTFNEINMLLHRPYMGAGITLVGENQINQVLYQAAHHQLVASALAVKAGHEINPDFKIGCMLAAGATYPYTSNPDDYWKAMEKDRESFFFIDVQSRGEYPGYARRFFRDEGLDILMEPGDVDILKEGTVDYIGFSYYSSRCTSTDPEVLKGAISGNIFGSIKNPYTKASQWGWTIDPKGLRITANQLWDRYQKPLFVVENGLGAVDVPEEDGTINDDYRIEYLREHFIEMKEAIQDGVDIIGYTSWGPIDIVSASTGEMKKRYGYIYVDRDNAGNGTMERRRKKSFYWYKDVIRSNGEKL, encoded by the coding sequence ATGGTGAAGGACTCTAATTCATTTCCAGAAACGTTTTTATGGGGTGGTGCCTTAGCCGCCAATCAGGTCGAAGGCGGGTATTTAGAAGGTGGTAAAGGGTTAACCACTGTTGATTTAATGCCCACTGGAGAGGAAAGGCAGACTATTTCAAAAGGGTACATAAGTAATTTTACACCTAAACAAGATGTTTATTACCCCTCGCATGAAGCGGTAGACTTTTATCATCGTTTTGAAGAAGACATTGCCCTGTTTGCAGAAATGGGGTTTAAAAGCTTACGGTTATCCATTGCTTGGTCTAGAATATTTCCTACCGGAGAAGAGGATCAACCTAACGAGGTGGGTTTGCAGTTTTATGATCAAGTATTCGATGAGCTGCTGAAGTATAACATTGAGCCTGTTGTTACTTTATGCCATTTTGATGTACCTGTTTTCCTTGTAGAGAAGTATGGAAGTTGGAAAAGCAGAGAAATGGTTAATCTATTTGAGAAATATGCAAAAACAGTGTTCGAGCGTTATAAGAATAAGGTAAAGTATTGGATGACATTTAATGAAATAAATATGCTGCTTCATCGCCCGTACATGGGGGCAGGTATAACTTTGGTAGGAGAAAATCAGATTAATCAGGTCCTTTATCAAGCAGCTCACCATCAATTAGTAGCAAGTGCTCTTGCTGTAAAAGCCGGACACGAGATAAATCCGGATTTTAAAATAGGCTGTATGTTAGCAGCTGGTGCAACTTATCCTTATACCTCTAACCCAGATGACTACTGGAAAGCAATGGAGAAAGACAGAGAATCATTTTTCTTTATTGACGTCCAATCTCGAGGAGAATACCCCGGTTATGCTAGAAGGTTTTTCCGGGACGAGGGTTTAGACATTTTGATGGAACCTGGGGATGTAGATATATTAAAAGAAGGAACTGTGGATTATATAGGGTTTAGCTATTATTCTAGTCGTTGCACAAGTACAGACCCAGAAGTCTTAAAAGGAGCCATTTCAGGCAATATATTCGGATCTATTAAGAACCCATATACAAAAGCCTCTCAGTGGGGCTGGACGATTGACCCTAAAGGGCTAAGAATTACAGCTAATCAGCTTTGGGATAGGTATCAGAAACCATTATTTGTTGTCGAAAATGGACTTGGTGCAGTAGATGTTCCAGAGGAAGATGGAACAATAAACGATGATTATCGGATTGAGTATTTGAGAGAGCATTTTATAGAAATGAAAGAGGCAATTCAGGATGGTGTAGACATCATCGGCTATACTAGCTGGGGTCCTATCGATATTGTTAGTGCGTCTACAGGAGAAATGAAAAAAAGATACGGATATATTTATGTAGATAGAGATAATGCTGGGAATGGGACTATGGAAAGAAGACGAAAGAAATCGTTCTATTGGTATAAAGATGTTATTCGTTCAAATGGTGAAAAGCTATAA
- a CDS encoding beta-glucoside-specific PTS transporter subunit IIABC yields MGYQNLAKEIIELVGGKENVKSVTHCITRLRFILKDESKADTNALNNHEGVVTVRKAAGQYQVVIGNHVPDVYQAVIQEGGFAASKPAQEDNEEKKGIFAKFVDIVSNIFIPVLPLLMATGIIKGFNALFLSLGWIKDTEGAYLLLNAIGDGFFKFLPIFLGYTAMKKFGGTPFLGMAIAAALVHPSLAGIRSGEAIMTLFGGTVLESPVQITFFGVPVILMDYLSSVVPIILATYFAAKLEKKFAQIIPGVVKSFVVPLLTLIVIVPLTFLLIGPIATWAAQSIGQGVQSLYEAAPLVAGLVIGGFWQVLVIFGVHWGLIPIYYNNLAVMGSDMLVAMTFAASFAQIGAVLGVLVLTKNKKLKSLSVPAFISGFFGVTEPAIYGITLPLKRPFIISCISSAVGGAIIALTGAALYSAGPLGVFKIPTFINPEHGIDAGFWGMIVSIVVAFVLAFVLTLFFGNVNKKGDNEAVVEDPKKPETLDVTSEDMVSPINGQLVDLSNVPDNVFATESMGKGIGIIPTEGRVVSPVNGTVTTLFKTKHAIGITSDHGAEVLIHIGVDTVQLEGEHFIAHIKQGDRVNKGDLLIEFDIEKIKESGYSLTTPVIITNSGSFQDIVTTKENEIRELDLLIQTVK; encoded by the coding sequence ATGGGTTACCAAAATCTCGCCAAAGAAATTATAGAACTAGTTGGCGGCAAGGAAAATGTTAAAAGTGTTACTCACTGTATTACTAGATTGCGTTTTATCCTAAAGGATGAATCAAAAGCAGATACGAATGCACTGAATAATCATGAAGGGGTAGTTACAGTTAGAAAAGCTGCTGGTCAATACCAAGTAGTTATTGGAAACCATGTACCAGATGTCTATCAAGCTGTAATACAAGAGGGTGGTTTTGCTGCTTCAAAACCAGCACAAGAAGATAACGAAGAGAAAAAAGGTATATTTGCAAAATTTGTTGATATTGTATCCAATATATTTATACCAGTTCTACCGCTTTTAATGGCAACAGGTATTATTAAGGGGTTTAACGCATTATTCCTATCATTGGGATGGATCAAAGATACAGAAGGTGCTTATTTACTACTAAACGCTATAGGAGATGGGTTCTTTAAGTTCCTGCCAATCTTCTTAGGGTATACAGCGATGAAAAAATTCGGAGGAACACCGTTCTTAGGTATGGCGATTGCAGCAGCACTTGTCCACCCAAGTCTTGCTGGTATCCGATCCGGTGAAGCAATTATGACGTTATTTGGAGGGACTGTACTAGAGTCTCCTGTCCAGATTACATTCTTTGGAGTTCCAGTAATCTTAATGGATTACCTGTCTAGTGTTGTTCCAATTATTCTCGCAACCTACTTTGCAGCTAAGTTAGAAAAGAAATTCGCCCAAATTATTCCTGGAGTAGTTAAGTCGTTTGTCGTTCCGTTACTAACGTTAATTGTGATCGTTCCGTTAACATTCCTTCTTATTGGTCCAATTGCAACATGGGCGGCGCAATCTATTGGTCAAGGAGTACAATCCCTTTATGAAGCTGCTCCGTTAGTAGCAGGTTTAGTAATTGGGGGCTTTTGGCAGGTGCTCGTAATCTTTGGTGTCCACTGGGGACTTATCCCGATTTATTATAATAATCTAGCAGTTATGGGATCAGATATGCTCGTTGCGATGACCTTTGCAGCTTCATTTGCACAAATTGGTGCCGTACTAGGTGTACTTGTATTAACAAAGAACAAAAAATTAAAATCCCTAAGTGTTCCTGCTTTTATCTCTGGTTTCTTCGGAGTAACAGAACCAGCCATTTACGGAATAACTTTACCACTAAAAAGACCATTTATCATAAGCTGTATTTCTTCTGCAGTTGGTGGGGCTATTATTGCGCTTACAGGAGCAGCCCTATACAGTGCTGGACCATTAGGTGTCTTTAAAATACCAACATTTATAAATCCAGAACACGGGATTGACGCTGGTTTCTGGGGAATGATTGTATCTATAGTGGTTGCGTTTGTACTAGCTTTTGTTCTTACTTTATTTTTCGGCAATGTTAACAAAAAGGGAGATAATGAGGCTGTTGTGGAAGATCCCAAAAAGCCAGAAACATTAGATGTTACTAGTGAAGATATGGTAAGCCCTATAAATGGACAACTAGTTGATTTATCTAATGTACCTGATAATGTCTTTGCAACCGAATCAATGGGGAAGGGGATTGGAATTATCCCAACAGAGGGCAGAGTTGTTTCACCAGTAAACGGGACGGTCACTACTCTTTTTAAGACGAAGCATGCGATCGGTATTACATCTGATCATGGAGCAGAAGTACTAATCCACATAGGTGTCGATACAGTCCAGTTAGAAGGAGAGCACTTTATAGCACATATAAAGCAAGGGGACCGTGTTAATAAAGGTGATTTGTTAATCGAGTTTGATATAGAAAAAATAAAAGAGTCAGGTTATTCGCTAACAACACCAGTTATTATTACAAATAGTGGTAGCTTTCAAGATATCGTTACGACAAAAGAGAATGAAATACGAGAACTAGACCTACTCATACAGACTGTAAAGTAA
- the licT gene encoding BglG family transcription antiterminator LicT codes for MKIVKILNNNVIISKKDQEEVIVVGRGIAFNKRIGENIDKELIEKIFTLEDQDITKKFKTLIADIPVEYMELSEQIIEYAKQKLGKKLNDSIYISLTDHIHFAIERYNLNLPIRNGLLWETKNLYREEFEIGIEALNMICESFNIILPEDEAGFIALHIVNAQYDEDMSSTVDMTKVIQDVLTVVKYHYKIDFDEKSLNYHRFITHLKFFAHRLVKGEHYKNDPENELLQVIINKYPDAYECALKIKKFVEKQYRYELTDEETLYITIHVERVVKS; via the coding sequence GTGAAGATCGTTAAAATACTAAATAACAACGTCATAATATCCAAAAAGGATCAAGAAGAAGTTATCGTTGTGGGACGCGGGATTGCTTTTAATAAGCGAATCGGGGAAAACATCGATAAAGAACTGATAGAGAAAATCTTCACTTTAGAAGACCAGGATATTACTAAAAAGTTCAAGACCTTAATTGCAGATATTCCTGTGGAGTATATGGAGTTATCCGAACAGATAATAGAATATGCCAAGCAAAAACTTGGTAAGAAGTTAAATGACAGTATCTACATTTCGCTTACTGACCATATCCATTTTGCGATTGAACGGTATAATCTCAATCTACCCATCAGGAATGGACTTCTCTGGGAGACCAAGAATTTATACAGAGAAGAATTTGAGATTGGTATTGAGGCACTCAATATGATTTGTGAAAGTTTTAATATTATATTGCCGGAAGATGAGGCTGGTTTTATAGCACTTCATATAGTGAACGCTCAGTATGATGAAGATATGAGTAGCACTGTAGATATGACTAAGGTGATTCAAGATGTGTTAACGGTGGTGAAATATCACTATAAGATTGACTTTGATGAAAAATCATTAAATTATCACCGCTTTATCACCCACTTGAAATTTTTTGCTCACCGTTTAGTTAAAGGAGAGCATTATAAAAATGATCCAGAAAACGAGCTTCTACAGGTCATTATTAATAAGTATCCGGATGCATACGAATGTGCATTAAAGATTAAGAAGTTTGTGGAGAAGCAATACCGTTATGAATTAACAGATGAAGAAACGCTTTATATAACGATTCACGTGGAACGAGTTGTGAAAAGCTAA
- a CDS encoding discoidin domain-containing protein, whose translation MTKNVLKLLPVLAVAFASFFAYQAVSKAADISEANQSMFGQNVYIFEDSMADSDIQKIIDQKYAEMENGDAGAEFTDKRVTFLFKPGEYDVDIKVGFYTTVAGLGKNPDDVKITGSFNVDAKWADGNGTRNFWRSVENFSVVSDTESKWAVSQAAPMRRMHFNGDLLLWDLTSSYQAGWVSGGYLADSKIDGQVSNASQQQFFSRNNSYDSWSNSVWNNVLVGDANPPSNVAPYPEETWTIIEKTPKVNDKPYLYVDQNGEYRLFIPDLRENTKGVSWENGDTPGHSLSMNDFYIADPSDSVTTINAALDQGKHLIFTPGVYHVDEPIEVNNPDTIVYGFGYPTLVAENNVTAMKVADVDGVEITGLLFDAGSDSEKLLEVGPENSSANHATNPTTLHDVFFRVGGSHAGKAEISVEINSDDVIVDHFWVWRADHGEGVGWNVNTGANGLVVNGDDVTAYGLFVEHYQEYQTLWNGENGRVFFYQNEIPYDVPNQEVWMAPTGQKGYAAYKVADHVTSHELWGAGSYSYFRDADVDLYSSFEAPNHQGINMNHMTTVWLNGTPGSEITHVINDLGDSVYDNGDHMVANITKFEGTNNPSDPEETGVLDRTGWTATTSVEDGEPIAHLLDGNEATRWSTGTAMRPGQSITIDMKASKTFDQIVMDSTGSNNDYARGYDVYVSNDGTNWGNPVASGTGETAKLHVTFPEQQARYIKVVQTGSASNWWSITEFHVIGEE comes from the coding sequence ATGACAAAAAACGTACTAAAGCTCCTACCAGTCCTAGCGGTAGCTTTTGCATCATTTTTTGCATATCAGGCTGTATCCAAAGCGGCAGATATAAGTGAGGCGAATCAATCGATGTTTGGGCAAAATGTCTATATTTTTGAGGACTCGATGGCAGATAGTGACATACAGAAAATCATTGATCAAAAATATGCTGAGATGGAAAATGGCGATGCAGGAGCGGAATTTACGGACAAACGAGTCACTTTCTTATTCAAGCCAGGTGAATACGATGTAGATATTAAAGTAGGCTTTTATACGACAGTTGCTGGGTTAGGTAAAAATCCAGATGATGTTAAAATAACGGGTAGCTTTAATGTCGATGCCAAATGGGCAGATGGCAATGGAACGCGTAACTTCTGGCGTTCTGTAGAGAACTTCTCTGTTGTTTCCGATACCGAATCAAAATGGGCGGTATCTCAGGCTGCGCCAATGAGGCGGATGCACTTTAATGGCGATTTACTCCTATGGGATCTTACCTCTTCTTATCAAGCGGGCTGGGTAAGTGGTGGATACCTTGCTGATTCTAAGATTGATGGACAGGTTTCCAATGCTTCTCAGCAACAATTCTTCTCTAGAAATAATAGCTATGATAGCTGGTCTAATAGTGTCTGGAACAACGTGCTTGTTGGGGATGCAAACCCTCCAAGTAATGTAGCCCCGTATCCAGAAGAGACTTGGACAATTATCGAAAAAACACCGAAAGTCAATGACAAGCCATACTTGTATGTGGATCAAAATGGGGAATACAGACTGTTTATTCCGGATCTTCGAGAGAATACGAAAGGCGTATCCTGGGAAAATGGCGACACTCCTGGACATTCTCTTTCTATGAATGATTTTTATATCGCAGATCCATCAGATAGTGTTACAACGATTAATGCGGCTTTAGACCAAGGGAAGCACCTTATCTTTACCCCTGGAGTTTATCATGTGGATGAACCAATCGAGGTTAATAATCCGGACACCATCGTATATGGCTTTGGCTATCCTACGTTAGTTGCAGAAAATAATGTGACGGCTATGAAGGTTGCTGATGTAGATGGCGTTGAGATTACCGGTCTATTATTTGATGCAGGCTCTGACTCTGAAAAACTACTAGAAGTTGGACCGGAAAATAGTAGTGCCAATCATGCAACGAACCCAACGACCTTACATGATGTGTTCTTCCGTGTAGGCGGCTCACATGCGGGGAAAGCGGAGATTAGCGTCGAAATCAATTCCGATGATGTCATCGTTGACCATTTCTGGGTATGGCGCGCAGATCACGGCGAGGGTGTAGGCTGGAATGTAAACACAGGCGCAAATGGTCTTGTTGTGAATGGGGATGATGTGACAGCATATGGACTTTTCGTAGAACACTACCAAGAATATCAAACATTATGGAATGGAGAGAATGGTAGAGTTTTCTTCTATCAAAATGAAATTCCGTATGATGTTCCAAATCAAGAAGTGTGGATGGCGCCAACGGGACAGAAAGGGTATGCTGCCTATAAAGTAGCCGACCATGTAACCTCCCATGAATTATGGGGGGCAGGTAGTTATTCTTATTTCCGTGATGCGGATGTAGACCTATACAGTTCGTTCGAAGCTCCGAACCATCAAGGAATTAATATGAATCATATGACGACGGTATGGTTGAACGGTACACCTGGTAGTGAAATTACCCACGTTATTAATGATTTAGGAGACAGCGTCTATGATAACGGGGACCATATGGTGGCAAACATTACAAAGTTTGAAGGCACTAATAATCCATCAGATCCAGAGGAAACAGGTGTATTAGATAGAACAGGCTGGACCGCAACAACTTCTGTGGAAGATGGGGAACCAATTGCCCATTTGTTAGATGGCAATGAAGCGACCCGCTGGTCTACTGGAACAGCGATGAGACCAGGTCAATCGATTACCATCGATATGAAAGCATCGAAAACCTTTGATCAGATTGTAATGGATTCAACAGGTAGCAATAATGATTACGCTCGAGGCTATGACGTGTACGTATCGAATGACGGCACCAATTGGGGAAATCCAGTAGCGAGTGGTACAGGCGAGACGGCTAAGCTTCATGTAACATTCCCGGAGCAACAGGCTCGTTATATTAAAGTCGTGCAAACAGGGTCTGCGTCAAATTGGTGGTCAATTACGGAATTCCATGTAATTGGTGAAGAATAA
- a CDS encoding ABC transporter ATP-binding protein, whose translation MKLLQFKNVTKNINENRVLTDITFEASSGQVIGLIGPNGAGKSTLLKVICNLLRPTSGEVLVNNVPLHKNFKDTSKKIGYLIEDPSLYPYLTTKEHLALCLQLQGNPINQHTINSITDALNITPFLNKKVKKLSMGMKQRVGIASAVIHNPEIVVLDEPTNSIDVKGINLVKQFILTLKKQGKLVIVSSHLLQEIQSICDQYLMIENGKLVNTEEINSPSTKSYRILVPYTTETNLFLKNYFSIKRTGNFLFFDISTESLNTTLNLLIKNNIHISDIEKLSLSLERFF comes from the coding sequence GTGAAGCTTTTACAATTTAAAAACGTTACGAAAAATATAAATGAGAATAGAGTATTAACCGACATTACATTTGAAGCTTCATCTGGGCAGGTAATAGGTCTAATTGGTCCTAACGGTGCAGGAAAAAGTACTTTGTTAAAAGTGATTTGTAATTTACTAAGGCCAACAAGTGGAGAAGTGTTGGTTAATAATGTTCCATTACACAAAAATTTTAAGGACACATCAAAAAAAATAGGCTATTTAATTGAAGATCCTTCCTTATATCCCTATTTAACTACCAAAGAACATTTAGCCCTATGCTTACAATTACAAGGTAATCCAATTAATCAACATACAATTAACTCAATTACTGACGCATTAAATATTACCCCTTTTCTAAATAAAAAGGTAAAGAAATTATCTATGGGAATGAAACAAAGAGTTGGAATTGCAAGTGCAGTCATTCATAATCCCGAGATTGTAGTTTTAGATGAACCGACTAATTCCATTGATGTCAAGGGGATAAACCTTGTAAAGCAATTCATATTAACACTCAAAAAGCAGGGGAAGTTAGTTATAGTTTCTAGTCACTTGTTACAAGAAATACAAAGTATATGCGATCAATACCTTATGATAGAAAATGGAAAGCTAGTGAATACTGAAGAAATAAATTCTCCCTCAACTAAAAGTTATAGAATACTTGTTCCTTATACAACAGAAACAAATTTATTTCTAAAGAATTACTTCTCTATCAAAAGAACTGGTAATTTCTTGTTTTTTGATATAAGTACTGAATCTTTAAATACAACTTTAAATTTATTGATTAAAAATAATATACATATAAGTGATATTGAAAAACTGTCTTTATCCTTGGAACGATTTTTTTGA